Proteins found in one Quercus robur chromosome 2, dhQueRobu3.1, whole genome shotgun sequence genomic segment:
- the LOC126712548 gene encoding inactive metallocarboxypeptidase ecm14 gives MGHFLSLFFFAFLQSFFLVNGDNDNLTHPPLVPINRDLYHSSGDLMEMINGLVHRHPDKLTMETIKSINKGYQAEISVVTYCRGRKDNDDSSKFRILLSFGQHGRELISTELAFRILSILSEEQFLPNVDSASLNSTLDKLVIKVVPMENVNGRKIVEAGDLCERRNGRGVDLNRNWSVDWGKKEKDYDPYEENPGTGPFSEPETQIMRKLAISFDPHVWVNVHSGMEALFMPYDHRNTTPDGVSSHQMKLLLEEVNHLHCQNRCMTGSGGGSVGYLAHGTATDYMYDIIRVPMAFTFEIYGDGAASSKDCFKMFNPTDLTTFNRVLNDWSAAFFTIFKLGPQQLGEVHSKVHLPNMQTEESIDEYLNGYLMQRSSRHGKKMEVLDVGLQEMRTYFRLFLLSSALLLFMFCSRIAKSKSSRPVLPAMPL, from the exons ATGGGTCATTTCCTTTCACTCTTCTTCTTTGCTTTTCTGCAAAGTTTCTTCCTCGTTAATGGGGATAATGACAATCTCACTCACCCGCCATTAGTGCCCATCAACCGCGATCTCTACCATTCCAG TGGTGATTTGATGGAGATGATAAATGGTTTGGTCCATCGGCACCCGGATAAACTCACT ATGGAAACAATTAAATCTATAAATAAGGGCTACCAGGCAGAGATCTCAGTGGTCACATATTGCAGAGGAAGGAAAGATAATGATGACAGCTCAAAGTTTCGGATCCTTCTT AGTTTTGGTCAGCATGGAAGGGAACTCATTTCAACTGAACTTGCTTTCCGGATTTTGTCAATCTTAAGTGAAGAGCAGTTTCTACCCAACGTGGACTCAGCTTCTCTAAACAGTACCCTTGACAAGCTTGTCATAAAG GTAGTACCAATGGAAAATGTGAATGGTCGCAAGATTGTTGAAGCAGGGGATCTTTGTGAGAGGAGAAATG GGAGAGGGGTTGATCTCAACCGAAATTGGAGTGTTGACTGGGGCAAGAAGGAGAAG GACTATGATCCGTATGAGGAAAATCCTGGTACTGGTCCTTTTAGTGAGCCGGAAACTCAAATAATGCGGAAACTTGCTATATCTTTTGATCCACATGTATGGGTTAATGTGCACTCTGGAATGGAG GCTCTCTTTATGCCATATGACCATAGAAACACTACACCTGATGGAGTTTCTTCACACCAGATGAAACTGTTGCTTGAAGAAGTGAACCATCTTCATTGCCAAAACCGTTGCATGACTGGGTCAGGTGGAGGCTCCGTGGG GTATTTGGCACATGGGACAGCAACGGATTACATGTATGACATTATAAGGGTGCCCATGGCGTTCACatttgag ATATATGGAGATGGAGCAGCCTCGTCCAAAGACTGCTTTAAAATGTTCAATCCCACTGACCTCACTACCTTCAAT AGAGTTCTCAATGACTGGTCTGCTGcatttttcactattttcaaATTGGGTCCACAACAACTCGGTGAAGTCCATTCAAAGGTGCATTTGCCCAACATGCAGACGGAGGAATCCATCGATGAGTATCTCAATGGGTATTTGATGCAGAGGAGCAGTAGGCATGGGAAAAAGATGGAGGTGCTCGATGTTGGGCTGCAAGAGATGAGAACGTATTTCAGGCTCTTCTTGCTGTCCTCAGCattgttattatttatgttcTGTTCCAGAATTGCAAAAAGCAAGTCTAGTCGACCAGTTCTTCCAGCTATGCCTCTCTGA